Proteins from a genomic interval of Sulfurospirillum oryzae:
- a CDS encoding NAD(P)/FAD-dependent oxidoreductase, with translation MKIHDILFIGAGASALMAASHLQGHDVALVDANPKIGAKLLISGGGKCNLTNRFTTPENYLGDASFIAPILSSFDASSTLSFVKQHRLSLEERAHGQMFCADSAKELVSIFGRLTAYCTFYLSTKVLHVKKDEHFVVQTDNGEIYAKKMVVASGGLSYASIGASDIGYKIAEYFGHTLVSPSPALVGLTLQKEQFWMKELSGIALPVTLHVEGKSFSENLLFAHKGISGPVVLSGSLYWKKGNITIDFLPHVKSMEALFKQQSKKQIITALGLPRRLIKAFLDAVGMEDKVLSKLSAQEKETLCSLKAYTFAPAGNFGYTKAEVTRGGVSTDEIDVKGLESKKCKDLYFIGEVLDVTGELGGFNFQWAFASAMRLVNGLIF, from the coding sequence GTGAAAATTCACGATATTCTTTTCATTGGAGCGGGTGCAAGCGCTTTGATGGCGGCGAGTCATCTGCAAGGGCACGATGTAGCACTTGTTGATGCCAACCCTAAAATAGGGGCAAAGCTACTGATTTCTGGCGGTGGAAAATGCAACCTTACCAACCGTTTTACAACGCCTGAGAATTACTTGGGCGATGCTTCGTTTATCGCTCCCATTCTCTCTTCTTTTGATGCTTCCTCAACACTCTCTTTTGTAAAACAACACCGACTCAGTCTTGAAGAACGCGCTCATGGGCAGATGTTTTGTGCCGACAGTGCTAAAGAGCTTGTTTCTATTTTTGGGCGACTCACAGCTTACTGCACGTTTTATCTCTCAACGAAAGTTTTACATGTAAAAAAAGATGAGCACTTTGTTGTGCAAACAGACAACGGCGAAATCTATGCTAAAAAAATGGTCGTTGCCAGTGGGGGGCTTAGTTATGCGAGCATTGGGGCGAGTGATATAGGCTATAAAATTGCAGAGTATTTTGGGCATACTCTTGTGAGTCCATCTCCTGCACTTGTAGGCTTAACCCTTCAAAAAGAGCAATTTTGGATGAAGGAGCTCAGTGGTATTGCTTTGCCAGTGACTTTACATGTAGAAGGGAAAAGCTTTAGTGAAAACCTTCTTTTCGCGCACAAAGGCATTAGTGGACCTGTTGTGCTCAGTGGTTCGCTTTATTGGAAGAAAGGGAATATTACGATTGATTTTCTGCCACACGTTAAGAGTATGGAGGCTCTTTTTAAACAGCAGAGTAAAAAGCAGATTATTACTGCACTTGGGCTTCCAAGGCGTCTGATCAAAGCGTTTTTGGACGCCGTTGGTATGGAAGATAAAGTTCTCTCCAAACTAAGTGCGCAAGAGAAAGAAACACTTTGCAGCCTTAAAGCTTATACCTTTGCACCCGCGGGCAATTTTGGCTATACGAAAGCCGAAGTGACAAGAGGCGGTGTCAGTACCGATGAGATTGATGTCAAAGGCCTTGAGAGTAAAAAATGTAAAGATCTCTATTTTATCGGTGAAGTACTGGATGTCACGGGTGAGCTTGGAGGGTTTAACTTCCAGTGGGCGTTTGCGTCAGCAATGCGTTTGGTAAATGGACTGATTTTTTGA
- a CDS encoding CCA tRNA nucleotidyltransferase, translated as MKLNCVFPTHFEAQIKDAIAFLKPYTKRAYLVGGSVRDLCLDEPLHDLDIEVYDIAPDAFEALMKQVGAVGVGKSFFVYKLGNIDFSLPRVERKSGVGHKAFEVHVCQDEKEASRRRDFSVNAMMLNIFSGELLDFWGGKEAIERKCLAIIDEESFKEDSLRVLRAMQFSARLGFKIESKSVEVMRHISLSDLSKPRILWEFEKLFKASYLHYGLFYMYQLNLFEKCFTCKVENRFFEIARELLRSKQNFEEALRPYYFVYIVANRLKQEPLQWFRMLDAPNHYLQTFKYQPFFEGEISDEMLLHVSLELPICAWLGNYREGIKERACELGIWDEIFSGNVNVQEVIRDGFSGRDIGEELRRRRIEKIRLLVKLVLKEGKAPKVRGHSAEENPVLT; from the coding sequence ATGAAGTTGAACTGCGTTTTTCCTACGCATTTTGAAGCGCAAATTAAAGATGCCATTGCATTTTTAAAACCCTATACCAAACGTGCTTATTTGGTGGGGGGCAGTGTGAGAGACCTCTGTTTAGATGAGCCTCTGCACGATTTAGATATTGAAGTTTATGACATAGCACCAGATGCCTTTGAAGCTTTGATGAAGCAAGTAGGTGCTGTGGGTGTTGGAAAAAGTTTTTTTGTGTATAAGCTTGGTAACATTGACTTTTCTCTGCCTCGCGTTGAGCGCAAAAGTGGCGTTGGTCACAAGGCTTTTGAAGTACACGTTTGCCAAGATGAAAAAGAGGCTTCCAGACGTCGCGATTTTAGTGTTAATGCAATGATGCTCAACATTTTCAGTGGCGAACTGCTTGACTTTTGGGGCGGTAAAGAGGCGATTGAGCGTAAATGTCTTGCTATTATTGATGAAGAGAGTTTTAAAGAAGATAGCCTAAGAGTACTTCGTGCGATGCAGTTTAGCGCACGTTTAGGCTTCAAGATAGAGTCCAAAAGTGTGGAAGTGATGCGTCATATTTCACTCTCGGATCTAAGTAAGCCACGCATTTTATGGGAGTTTGAAAAGCTTTTCAAAGCTTCTTATTTGCACTATGGGTTATTTTACATGTATCAACTCAATCTTTTTGAAAAATGCTTTACATGTAAAGTGGAAAATCGTTTTTTTGAGATAGCACGTGAATTGCTACGATCTAAGCAAAATTTTGAAGAGGCACTTCGTCCTTACTATTTTGTTTATATCGTAGCCAATAGGTTAAAGCAAGAACCCTTGCAATGGTTTAGGATGCTTGACGCACCCAATCATTACCTGCAAACCTTCAAGTATCAGCCTTTTTTTGAAGGGGAGATAAGCGATGAAATGCTTTTACATGTAAGCCTAGAGCTACCCATTTGTGCATGGCTTGGAAATTACCGCGAGGGAATTAAAGAGCGCGCATGTGAGCTTGGCATTTGGGATGAGATATTTAGTGGAAATGTGAATGTTCAAGAGGTGATCCGTGATGGATTTTCTGGGCGTGACATTGGTGAAGAGTTACGAAGAAGACGAATTGAAAAAATTAGACTTCTTGTAAAACTCGTTTTAAAAGAAGGAAAAGCACCCAAGGTGCGTGGGCACTCTGCCGAAGAGAACCCAGTGTTAACGTAG
- a CDS encoding CiaD-like domain-containing protein — MELKDMILSTLKELEEVVPKEEQQQTLQPPRKREPENVEFEPEPLLEITEEINTFKAYAMPQESEEESSQESQKQFYMNLRERILVLFEGFQSPNNKNIEAKIDLTLNFLEYLLATIDEQLEQMGNLKK, encoded by the coding sequence ATGGAATTAAAAGATATGATTCTCTCAACGCTCAAAGAGCTTGAAGAGGTAGTACCCAAGGAAGAGCAACAACAAACACTTCAACCTCCCCGTAAGCGTGAGCCTGAAAATGTTGAATTTGAGCCAGAGCCACTTTTAGAAATAACCGAAGAGATCAATACATTCAAAGCATACGCTATGCCTCAAGAGAGTGAAGAAGAGTCTTCTCAGGAGAGCCAAAAACAGTTTTATATGAACCTTAGAGAGCGTATTTTGGTACTTTTTGAAGGATTTCAATCACCTAATAATAAAAATATCGAAGCAAAAATAGATTTGACACTCAATTTTTTAGAGTACCTTTTAGCTACGATTGATGAGCAATTGGAGCAGATGGGCAATCTCAAAAAATGA
- the purU gene encoding formyltetrahydrofolate deformylase, giving the protein MEVAKNYILKIDCSDEKGLIYRIADVVFKYQLNIIKNDEFVDRDNGKFFMRAELSGEMDMSAFKGTLQAMLPANSDIYVAEARKKDIILMGTKETHCLGDILLKHDSDDLNANILAIVSNYEDLKGLSDKFNIPFHCVSHEGLNRAEHEAKVLEVLSAYTVDYIVLAKYMRILSSEFVGHYEEKMINIHHSFLPAFIGANPYKQAFARGVKIIGATAHFVNNNLDEGPIIAQDVIHVNHEMTWKDMQRAGRNVEKNVLSNALDLVFEERIFVHDNKTIIF; this is encoded by the coding sequence ATGGAAGTAGCTAAAAATTATATTTTGAAAATTGACTGTTCGGATGAAAAGGGGTTGATCTACCGCATTGCGGATGTTGTCTTTAAGTATCAGCTCAACATCATTAAAAACGATGAGTTTGTTGATCGTGACAATGGCAAATTCTTTATGCGAGCGGAACTCAGCGGTGAAATGGATATGAGTGCATTTAAAGGCACGCTCCAAGCGATGTTACCTGCCAATTCAGATATTTATGTCGCCGAAGCTCGCAAAAAAGATATTATTTTGATGGGAACAAAAGAGACACACTGCTTAGGTGATATTTTGCTTAAACACGACAGTGATGATCTTAATGCAAATATCTTAGCGATTGTCTCAAACTACGAAGATTTAAAAGGTCTGAGTGATAAGTTTAATATTCCTTTTCACTGTGTGAGCCATGAAGGGTTAAACAGAGCCGAGCACGAAGCGAAAGTCTTGGAAGTTTTAAGTGCTTATACTGTGGACTACATCGTTTTAGCCAAATACATGCGCATTTTATCGAGTGAATTTGTGGGACATTATGAAGAGAAAATGATTAACATTCATCATTCGTTCCTCCCAGCATTTATCGGGGCAAATCCTTACAAACAAGCGTTTGCAAGAGGTGTGAAGATTATTGGCGCAACGGCACACTTTGTCAACAATAACCTTGATGAAGGTCCGATCATCGCGCAAGACGTCATCCACGTCAATCACGAAATGACATGGAAAGATATGCAACGTGCAGGCAGAAATGTTGAGAAAAATGTTCTTTCAAATGCCCTTGATTTGGTCTTTGAAGAGCGTATTTTTGTTCACGATAATAAAACAATAATATTTTGA
- a CDS encoding ABC transporter ATP-binding protein, with protein MEIIHFENINVAYEEQNVLHEINLRIKEGEHTVILGANGSGKSTLLKLFSNDIYPRFSESMCKEVFGKNVWDIWELKKHLGIITNDLHYEFTQRAGFLKGFEVVLSGFFSSFHIYEHQEFSPLHVKKVEEVLHYLEITHLRDKLISEMSTGEIRKCIIARALVHDPMAMILDEPTVGLDIKAQLNFIEMLRKIATERTIILVTHHLEEIFEEISQVVLIKQGHIYAQGKKEDLLDDEHLSHIFDLPLHVKCEKGRYFVQSVG; from the coding sequence ATGGAAATTATTCATTTTGAAAATATTAATGTTGCCTATGAGGAACAAAATGTTTTACATGAGATCAATTTACGCATCAAAGAGGGAGAGCATACGGTTATTTTGGGTGCAAATGGTTCAGGAAAATCCACGCTTTTAAAGCTTTTTTCGAACGATATTTATCCACGTTTTAGCGAAAGCATGTGCAAAGAGGTGTTTGGTAAAAACGTGTGGGATATATGGGAGCTTAAAAAGCATTTGGGCATCATCACGAACGATTTGCACTATGAATTTACTCAACGTGCGGGATTTTTAAAAGGGTTTGAAGTGGTGCTTTCAGGCTTTTTTAGTAGCTTTCACATTTACGAACACCAAGAATTTTCACCTTTACATGTAAAGAAAGTGGAAGAGGTTTTGCACTACCTTGAGATCACTCATCTGCGCGATAAACTCATCTCCGAAATGTCGACAGGTGAGATACGAAAGTGCATCATAGCGCGCGCACTTGTGCATGATCCTATGGCTATGATCCTTGATGAACCAACGGTGGGTTTGGACATAAAGGCACAGCTCAATTTTATAGAGATGTTGCGTAAAATTGCAACAGAGCGTACCATCATTTTGGTGACACATCATTTGGAAGAGATTTTTGAGGAAATTTCGCAAGTGGTACTCATCAAACAAGGGCATATTTACGCTCAAGGTAAGAAAGAGGATCTTTTAGATGATGAGCATCTCTCACATATTTTTGATCTTCCTTTACATGTAAAGTGTGAAAAAGGACGTTATTTTGTTCAAAGTGTGGGGTGA
- a CDS encoding 3-isopropylmalate dehydratase small subunit: MGTISGKVWHFGDNIDTDLIIAARYLNTSDPKELAKHVMEDADPEFVKKVKAGDIIVAGENFGCGSSREHAPIALKAAGVSAVVAKSFARIFYRNAFNTGLPIFELAETDTIKEGDNIAISMESGEVKNGATTYKFTPIPPFMQELLASGGLMNYAQKEMKK, from the coding sequence ATGGGTACTATTAGCGGAAAAGTATGGCACTTTGGCGATAACATCGACACCGATCTTATTATTGCGGCGAGGTATTTGAACACTTCTGATCCTAAAGAGCTTGCAAAACATGTTATGGAAGATGCAGATCCAGAGTTTGTCAAAAAAGTCAAAGCGGGTGACATTATCGTTGCGGGTGAAAACTTTGGCTGTGGTAGCAGTCGTGAACACGCTCCTATCGCGCTTAAAGCTGCGGGTGTCAGTGCTGTTGTTGCAAAAAGCTTTGCACGTATCTTTTACCGAAATGCGTTTAATACAGGACTTCCTATTTTTGAACTTGCAGAAACAGATACGATCAAAGAGGGCGATAACATCGCTATCTCAATGGAGAGCGGCGAAGTCAAAAACGGCGCAACTACCTATAAATTTACACCGATTCCTCCTTTTATGCAAGAATTACTTGCATCGGGTGGACTTATGAATTATGCACAAAAAGAGATGAAGAAATGA
- a CDS encoding tRNA (cytidine(34)-2'-O)-methyltransferase has protein sequence MFNIVLVHPQIPQNTGSIGRMCVNADCKLHIIKPTMFEISDKTVKRAGLDYWHLLDVTVWENLDAFLEAHKDKVDHFFFATTKTKKTYFEASFKPGDFLFFGGESTGLPMELMQLKWENAITIPMGKLGRSLNQATSAGIILYDAIRQNFEHFEQA, from the coding sequence ATGTTCAATATCGTTTTAGTTCACCCTCAAATTCCTCAAAATACGGGTAGTATCGGTAGAATGTGCGTTAATGCCGACTGTAAATTGCACATCATTAAACCGACTATGTTTGAGATCAGCGATAAAACCGTGAAGCGTGCGGGGCTTGATTATTGGCATTTGTTGGACGTTACGGTTTGGGAAAATTTAGACGCTTTTTTAGAAGCGCATAAAGACAAAGTAGATCATTTCTTTTTTGCCACAACCAAAACAAAAAAGACTTATTTTGAAGCCTCTTTTAAGCCGGGAGATTTTCTCTTTTTTGGTGGCGAATCCACGGGGCTTCCGATGGAGTTGATGCAACTCAAGTGGGAAAATGCGATTACTATTCCTATGGGAAAACTGGGTAGAAGCCTCAATCAAGCCACCTCTGCTGGCATCATTCTTTACGATGCGATTCGTCAAAATTTCGAGCATTTTGAGCAAGCGTGA
- the leuB gene encoding 3-isopropylmalate dehydrogenase, with protein MKKTYNIAVIRGDGIGPEIIDEAIKVLDSVCVSENFELRYEEYLMGGVAYDYKGTPLPDETIEGCLKADAVLFGAIGGQKWDTLPREFRPETGLLKLRKSLGLFANLRPTAVFDELLDASTLKPEVLKGVDLFVVRELTGGIYFGEPRGNDGFKGYNTMVYTKPEIERIAHVAFQSAMKRRKEVCSVDKANVLEVSQLWRDTVIEVAKEYPEVTLTHMYVDNAAMQLVRNPRQFDVILTGNIFGDILSDEASMISGSIGLLPSASIGGKVGLFEPIHGSAPDIAGQGIANPLATILSASMMLRFALGETKAADRIENAIKKVLQEGYRTKDLANYGAKEVCSTTQIGSIIADYVAKI; from the coding sequence ATGAAAAAAACGTACAATATAGCGGTTATTAGAGGCGATGGCATTGGTCCAGAGATCATTGATGAAGCGATCAAAGTTCTTGATAGTGTCTGTGTCAGTGAAAATTTTGAACTACGTTACGAAGAGTACCTTATGGGTGGCGTGGCGTATGATTATAAAGGAACACCGCTTCCTGATGAGACCATTGAAGGCTGTCTAAAAGCGGATGCTGTTTTGTTTGGTGCTATTGGTGGACAAAAATGGGACACATTACCTCGCGAATTTCGCCCCGAAACAGGACTTTTGAAGCTTCGTAAATCATTAGGACTTTTTGCAAATCTTCGCCCAACAGCTGTTTTTGACGAGCTATTAGATGCCAGTACGCTAAAGCCTGAAGTGCTTAAAGGCGTTGACCTTTTTGTTGTTCGTGAGTTAACAGGGGGGATTTACTTTGGTGAACCTCGTGGTAATGATGGCTTTAAAGGCTATAACACGATGGTTTATACCAAACCAGAGATCGAGCGCATCGCACATGTTGCGTTTCAATCAGCGATGAAACGTCGTAAAGAAGTTTGCTCTGTTGATAAAGCGAATGTTCTTGAAGTAAGTCAACTCTGGCGTGATACGGTCATTGAAGTGGCTAAAGAGTACCCAGAAGTGACCTTAACGCACATGTATGTGGACAATGCAGCAATGCAACTTGTTCGCAACCCTCGTCAATTTGATGTTATCTTAACGGGCAATATTTTTGGTGATATTCTCAGTGATGAGGCAAGTATGATTAGCGGCTCTATCGGTCTTTTACCTTCTGCGTCTATTGGTGGTAAAGTAGGTCTTTTTGAACCTATTCATGGCTCTGCTCCAGACATTGCAGGACAGGGCATCGCCAATCCATTAGCGACCATTTTAAGTGCTTCTATGATGCTTCGTTTCGCCCTTGGTGAGACTAAAGCGGCGGATCGCATTGAAAATGCGATTAAAAAAGTGTTGCAAGAGGGTTATCGAACGAAAGATTTGGCAAATTACGGTGCTAAAGAGGTCTGTTCTACAACACAAATTGGCTCAATTATCGCAGATTACGTCGCTAAAATATGA